A single genomic interval of Haloterrigena salifodinae harbors:
- a CDS encoding cation diffusion facilitator family transporter, protein MTDHESVHGHDHSDGSHDHGHDTSSASSRKLAAVSAINLLGFLAELAGGLLFGSVALLSDAFHMLFDALAYVMAFAAAYVAARHDGGDRWSYGLHRLEPFAAFLNGLLLLPMVGFILWESYQRFLQPVAIGTGPTLAIATGGLLVNIGSVYVLHGGEMSLNERGAFYHLLGDAGGSVAVIVSTAVIEVTGVHVIDPVIAALIAVVITWSAVTVLRGSGAIFFHRMPLDGEAVRTALVGIDGVERVADFHAWQVCSQLTVATAHLETNVETLAEAEAVTRRVHDQLERYEVDHATVELCPAASDQIVHLDTHGH, encoded by the coding sequence ATGACCGATCACGAGTCGGTCCACGGGCACGACCACTCGGACGGCTCGCACGACCACGGCCACGACACGTCCTCGGCGAGCAGTCGGAAACTGGCCGCGGTCTCCGCCATCAATCTCCTCGGATTCCTCGCCGAGCTCGCGGGCGGCCTGTTGTTCGGGTCGGTCGCCCTGCTCAGCGACGCGTTCCACATGCTGTTCGACGCGCTCGCCTATGTGATGGCGTTCGCCGCCGCCTACGTCGCCGCCCGCCACGACGGCGGCGATCGGTGGTCGTACGGCCTCCACCGCCTCGAGCCGTTCGCCGCGTTCCTCAACGGCCTTCTACTGTTGCCGATGGTCGGATTCATCCTCTGGGAGTCCTATCAGCGATTCCTCCAGCCCGTCGCGATTGGGACCGGACCGACGCTCGCCATCGCGACGGGCGGGCTGCTGGTCAACATCGGGTCGGTCTACGTCCTGCACGGCGGCGAGATGAGCCTCAACGAGCGGGGGGCGTTCTACCACCTCCTCGGCGATGCCGGGGGCTCGGTCGCCGTCATCGTCTCCACGGCCGTCATCGAGGTGACCGGCGTCCACGTCATCGACCCCGTCATCGCGGCGCTCATCGCCGTCGTCATCACGTGGTCGGCGGTGACGGTGCTGCGCGGCAGCGGAGCGATCTTCTTCCACCGGATGCCCCTCGACGGCGAGGCTGTCAGGACGGCCCTCGTGGGTATCGACGGAGTCGAGCGTGTCGCGGATTTTCACGCCTGGCAGGTCTGCAGCCAGCTCACCGTCGCCACCGCACACCTCGAGACCAACGTCGAGACGCTCGCGGAGGCCGAGGCGGTGACGCGGCGCGTCCACGACCAACTCGAACGGTACGAGGTCGACCACGCGACCGTCGAACTCTGTCCCGCAGCCAGCGATCAGATCGTCCATCTCGACACGCACGGTCACTGA
- a CDS encoding response regulator: MIDRSESAEPADVLLVEPSEERARHTRDGFSDTGATTMHVVSDGDEALAFLEGRDDYADAPAPCLVVLRLGLPAPGPDGLAVLERMAEQTTLARIPVVVTVDEPEDDVVTDAYNRGANAVLPTPSEPAALAETMARVAEFWIATARLPNRIDRL, from the coding sequence ATGATCGATCGAAGCGAATCAGCGGAACCGGCCGACGTGTTACTCGTCGAACCGTCCGAGGAGCGCGCTCGCCACACGAGAGACGGGTTTTCGGACACGGGGGCGACGACCATGCACGTGGTCTCGGACGGTGACGAGGCGCTGGCGTTTCTCGAGGGGCGCGACGACTATGCCGACGCGCCGGCTCCCTGTCTCGTCGTGCTCCGCCTGGGGCTTCCGGCCCCGGGTCCGGACGGACTCGCGGTGCTCGAGCGGATGGCCGAGCAAACGACGCTCGCCCGAATTCCGGTCGTCGTGACCGTCGACGAGCCAGAGGATGACGTCGTCACTGATGCCTACAATCGGGGCGCTAACGCCGTCCTGCCGACGCCGTCCGAACCCGCGGCGCTCGCCGAGACGATGGCGCGAGTCGCCGAGTTCTGGATCGCGACCGCGCGGCTCCCCAACCGGATCGATCGGCTCTGA
- the ilvD gene encoding dihydroxy-acid dehydratase yields the protein MSQQPEQRSPAEGKPDDLPSNEVTEGVERAPHRAMFRAMGYDDEDFDSPMIGVANPAADITPCNVHLDDVAQSAYDAVDEAGGMPIEFGTITISDAISMGTEGMKASLISREVIADSVELVAFGERMDGLVTIGGCDKNMPGMMMAAIRTDLPSVFLYGGSIMPGEHEGREITVQNLFEGVGAVADGEMSRDELDEMERNACPGAGSCGGMFTANTMASISETIGFAPLGSSSPLAEDEDRYEVARESGELAVEAVEERRKPSDFLTKESFENAIALQVAVGGSTNAVLHLLAMAAEAGIDLDIEEFNEISARTPKIADLQPGGERVMKDLHEVGGVPVVLRELLEADLLHGDALTVTGETIAEGLERIDPPAIEDGEARSASDSSSGDEPRETVDADFLNTVDEPIHERGAIRILTGNLAPDGAVIKITGEDHLHHEGPVRIFEEEENAMAYVQEGRVESGDVIGIRNEGPQGGPGMREMLGVTSAVAGQGHAEDVALFTDGRFSGATRGFSIGHVAPEAAVGGPIAALEDGDMITIDIDDHELSVDLTDEELEQRLEEHDLPEPNYTTGVLAKYGQMFGSAANGAVTNPGAKQD from the coding sequence ATGAGCCAACAGCCCGAGCAGCGGTCGCCCGCGGAGGGCAAACCGGACGACCTGCCGAGCAACGAGGTCACGGAAGGGGTCGAACGCGCGCCCCACCGTGCAATGTTCCGCGCGATGGGGTACGACGACGAGGACTTCGACTCGCCGATGATCGGCGTCGCGAACCCGGCCGCGGACATCACGCCCTGTAACGTTCACCTAGACGACGTCGCGCAATCGGCCTACGACGCCGTCGACGAGGCCGGCGGGATGCCCATCGAGTTCGGGACCATCACCATCTCCGACGCCATCTCGATGGGGACCGAGGGGATGAAGGCCTCCCTCATCTCCCGGGAGGTCATCGCCGACTCCGTCGAACTCGTCGCTTTCGGCGAGCGCATGGACGGGCTAGTCACCATCGGCGGCTGCGACAAGAACATGCCCGGGATGATGATGGCCGCCATCCGAACTGATCTGCCCAGCGTCTTCCTCTACGGCGGCTCGATTATGCCCGGCGAACACGAGGGCCGCGAGATCACGGTCCAGAACCTCTTCGAGGGCGTCGGCGCCGTCGCCGACGGCGAGATGTCCCGGGACGAACTCGACGAGATGGAGCGCAACGCCTGCCCCGGCGCCGGCTCCTGCGGCGGGATGTTCACCGCCAACACGATGGCGTCGATCTCCGAGACCATCGGCTTCGCGCCGCTGGGGTCGTCCTCGCCGCTCGCCGAGGACGAGGATCGCTACGAGGTCGCCCGCGAGAGCGGCGAGCTCGCCGTCGAGGCCGTCGAGGAGCGACGCAAGCCCTCGGACTTCCTCACCAAGGAATCCTTCGAGAACGCCATCGCGCTTCAGGTCGCCGTCGGCGGTTCGACCAACGCCGTCCTCCACCTGCTGGCGATGGCCGCCGAGGCCGGCATCGACCTCGACATCGAGGAGTTCAACGAGATCAGTGCCCGCACGCCCAAGATCGCCGACCTCCAGCCCGGCGGCGAGCGCGTCATGAAGGACCTCCACGAGGTCGGCGGCGTCCCCGTCGTCCTCCGCGAACTGCTCGAGGCGGACCTGCTCCACGGCGACGCGCTGACCGTCACCGGCGAGACGATCGCCGAGGGACTCGAGCGCATCGATCCGCCGGCCATCGAGGACGGCGAGGCGCGCAGCGCCTCGGATAGTTCGAGCGGTGATGAGCCGCGAGAAACAGTCGACGCGGACTTCCTCAACACCGTCGACGAGCCGATCCACGAGCGCGGCGCGATCCGCATCCTGACGGGCAACCTCGCGCCCGACGGCGCCGTCATCAAGATCACCGGCGAGGACCACCTCCACCACGAGGGTCCCGTCCGGATCTTCGAGGAGGAGGAGAACGCGATGGCGTACGTCCAAGAGGGACGCGTCGAGAGCGGCGACGTCATCGGGATCCGCAACGAGGGCCCCCAGGGCGGCCCCGGCATGCGCGAGATGCTCGGCGTCACGAGCGCGGTCGCCGGCCAGGGCCACGCCGAGGACGTCGCGCTCTTTACCGACGGTCGGTTCTCCGGTGCCACCCGCGGCTTTTCCATCGGCCACGTCGCGCCGGAGGCCGCCGTCGGCGGCCCCATCGCGGCCCTCGAGGACGGCGACATGATCACCATCGACATCGATGACCACGAGCTCTCCGTAGACCTCACCGACGAGGAACTCGAACAGCGACTCGAGGAACACGACCTGCCCGAACCGAACTACACGACGGGCGTGCTGGCGAAGTACGGCCAGATGTTCGGCTCGGCGGCCAACGGCGCCGTGACGAACCCCGGCGCGAAGCAGGACTAA
- the mobA gene encoding molybdenum cofactor guanylyltransferase, whose translation MTSERSLGGVVLAGGYSTRFGESDKAVANLAGTPMIRRVVDRLATVTDDLVVNCRDDQLEAIQDALAGSDLEPRYATDPVPDRGPLAGIQIGLEAVDREYAAVVACDMPFVDPALLETLHERARGRDGAVVRLGDGWYQTTQAVYRADAMAEACAETLDSEDKRIVAALERIDVAEVGEDALEGVSERTFEGIDTQEALAEAERLLEE comes from the coding sequence GTGACCAGCGAACGCTCGCTCGGCGGCGTCGTCCTCGCCGGCGGCTACTCCACGCGCTTCGGCGAGTCGGACAAGGCCGTCGCCAACCTCGCGGGAACGCCCATGATCCGCCGGGTCGTCGACCGACTCGCGACCGTGACCGACGACCTCGTGGTCAACTGTCGCGACGATCAGCTCGAGGCGATTCAAGACGCGCTCGCGGGCAGCGACCTTGAGCCCCGGTACGCGACCGATCCCGTCCCGGACAGGGGACCGCTGGCCGGCATTCAGATCGGCCTTGAAGCGGTCGACCGCGAGTACGCGGCCGTCGTCGCTTGCGACATGCCCTTCGTCGATCCCGCGCTGCTCGAGACGCTCCACGAGCGCGCCCGCGGCCGCGACGGCGCCGTCGTCCGCCTCGGGGACGGCTGGTACCAGACGACCCAGGCCGTCTACCGAGCCGACGCGATGGCCGAAGCCTGCGCGGAGACGCTCGACTCGGAAGACAAGCGGATCGTCGCCGCGCTCGAGCGCATCGACGTCGCGGAAGTCGGCGAGGACGCCCTCGAGGGGGTCTCCGAGCGGACGTTCGAGGGGATCGACACGCAGGAGGCGCTCGCGGAAGCCGAGCGACTGCTCGAGGAGTGA
- a CDS encoding NADP-dependent malic enzyme: MSLDDDSLEYHREEPPGKIEIRTTKSTTTQRDLSLAYSPGVAAPCREIADREDDAYQYTAKGNLVGVVSNGSAVLGLGDIGAQASKPVMEGKGVLFKRFADIDVFDIELDHDNVDAFVESVAAMEPTFGGVNIEDIAAPACFTIEERLRERMDVPVFHDDQHGTAIISGAALLNAVDIAGKDMEELSVTFSGAGAAAIATARFFVSLGVPKENITMVDIDGILTTKRAESGDLDPYSREFARDVPQGDVADAMVDADVFVGLSVGGIVDPEMVRSMAEDPIIFAMANPDPEIDYETAKNARDDTVIMATGRSDYPNQVNNVLGFPFIFRGALDVRASEINEEMKVAAAEAIADLARTDVPDAVRKAYGDQPLQFGPEYIIPKPLDPRVLFEVAPAVARAAVESGAARTDLDLETYVEDLEARLGKSREMMRTVFNKAKTDPKRLALAEGTNEKIIRAAAQLEDRDLARPVLIGDAEEIRATVADLNLELDPEIVDPSTGDYEEYAEALYERRRRKGVTRTEARERIRDSDYFASVMVDQGDADAMLTGLTNHYPSALRPPLQVVGTAPDTDYAAGVYMLTFKNRVVFLADATVNQDPDEDVLAEITRHTADLARRFNVEPRAALLSYSDFGSVDNQGTRKPRRAAQRLRADPDVDFPVDGEMQADTAVVEELLEDNYEFADLDEPANVLVLPNLEAGNVCYKLLQRLGGAEAIGPMLVGMDRPVHVLQRDDEVSDIVNLAAVATVDAQGE, from the coding sequence ATGTCACTAGACGACGATTCGCTCGAGTACCACCGCGAAGAGCCCCCCGGCAAGATCGAGATCCGCACGACGAAGTCGACGACTACCCAGCGCGACCTCTCGCTGGCGTACTCGCCCGGGGTCGCCGCGCCGTGTCGCGAGATCGCCGATCGTGAAGACGACGCCTACCAATACACGGCCAAAGGGAATCTCGTCGGTGTCGTCTCGAACGGCTCGGCGGTACTCGGGCTGGGCGACATCGGCGCTCAGGCGTCGAAACCCGTCATGGAGGGGAAGGGCGTGCTGTTCAAGCGCTTCGCCGACATCGACGTCTTCGACATCGAACTCGATCACGACAACGTCGACGCCTTCGTCGAATCGGTCGCGGCGATGGAGCCGACGTTCGGCGGCGTCAACATCGAGGACATTGCCGCGCCCGCCTGCTTCACGATCGAGGAGCGACTGCGCGAGCGAATGGACGTCCCGGTCTTTCACGACGACCAGCACGGCACCGCGATCATCTCTGGTGCGGCCTTGCTCAACGCCGTCGACATCGCCGGCAAGGATATGGAAGAGCTCTCGGTTACCTTCTCCGGCGCGGGCGCGGCGGCCATCGCGACCGCCCGGTTTTTCGTCTCGCTGGGCGTCCCGAAGGAGAACATCACGATGGTCGACATCGACGGCATCCTGACGACCAAACGGGCCGAAAGCGGCGACCTCGATCCCTACAGCCGCGAGTTCGCCCGCGACGTTCCTCAGGGCGACGTCGCCGACGCGATGGTCGACGCGGACGTCTTCGTCGGCCTCTCCGTCGGCGGGATTGTCGACCCGGAAATGGTGCGGTCCATGGCCGAGGACCCAATCATCTTTGCGATGGCCAACCCCGACCCGGAAATCGACTACGAGACGGCCAAGAACGCCCGGGACGACACGGTCATCATGGCCACTGGGCGCTCGGACTACCCGAACCAGGTCAACAACGTCCTCGGGTTCCCCTTCATCTTCCGGGGCGCGCTCGACGTCCGGGCCAGCGAGATCAACGAGGAGATGAAGGTCGCCGCCGCGGAGGCCATCGCCGACCTCGCGCGGACCGACGTCCCCGACGCTGTCCGCAAGGCCTACGGCGACCAGCCGCTGCAGTTCGGCCCCGAGTACATCATTCCGAAACCCCTCGATCCGCGCGTGCTCTTCGAGGTCGCGCCCGCCGTCGCCCGCGCCGCGGTCGAAAGCGGCGCCGCCCGCACCGACCTCGACTTAGAGACCTACGTCGAGGACCTCGAGGCCCGCCTGGGCAAGTCCCGCGAGATGATGCGAACCGTGTTCAACAAGGCCAAGACCGACCCGAAGCGGCTCGCGCTGGCCGAAGGGACCAACGAGAAGATCATCCGGGCGGCGGCCCAGCTCGAGGACCGCGACCTCGCGCGGCCGGTGCTGATCGGCGACGCCGAAGAGATCCGGGCCACCGTCGCCGATCTCAACCTCGAGCTCGACCCTGAGATCGTCGACCCGTCGACTGGCGACTACGAGGAATACGCCGAGGCGCTCTACGAGCGCCGCCGGCGCAAGGGCGTGACGAGGACCGAGGCGCGAGAGCGGATCCGGGACAGCGACTACTTCGCGTCGGTGATGGTCGACCAGGGCGACGCCGACGCAATGCTCACCGGGCTCACGAACCACTATCCCTCGGCGCTGCGTCCGCCACTGCAGGTGGTCGGCACGGCGCCCGACACCGACTACGCCGCGGGCGTCTACATGCTGACGTTCAAGAACCGCGTTGTCTTCCTCGCCGACGCGACGGTCAACCAGGACCCCGACGAGGACGTGTTAGCAGAGATCACACGCCACACGGCCGACCTCGCGCGGCGGTTCAACGTCGAGCCGCGGGCCGCCCTCCTGTCGTACTCGGACTTCGGCAGCGTCGACAACCAGGGAACGCGCAAACCCCGCCGGGCGGCACAGCGGCTCCGGGCGGATCCCGACGTCGACTTCCCCGTCGACGGCGAGATGCAGGCCGACACCGCCGTCGTCGAGGAACTGCTCGAGGACAACTACGAGTTCGCCGACCTCGACGAACCTGCGAACGTGCTCGTCCTCCCCAACCTCGAGGCGGGCAACGTCTGCTACAAGTTGCTCCAGCGGCTGGGCGGCGCCGAGGCGATCGGGCCGATGCTGGTCGGCATGGACCGCCCGGTTCACGTCCTCCAGCGGGACGACGAGGTCAGCGACATCGTGAACCTCGCGGCCGTCGCGACCGTCGACGCGCAAGGCGAGTAG
- the yqeC gene encoding selenium cofactor biosynthesis protein YqeC: protein MDSDLVDALAADASLTCVVGAGGKKSTLYELAGRLERTVVTATVRIPIFDRQVAAVRVTEDPIELLERTAAGEPDGAANGLEWPLGLVPEQERDDRYLGYDTAVVDRIAAATSVDHVLVKADGARTRLLKAPNEREPQLPETVETVLAIASVDAVGRPLDEGAVHRPERVAAVTGRDLGDPIRPDDVATILTSPDGGLKDVPPDATYVPVLNMVDDADDRAIGREVATRILERSADADADAHGRISRVVLTSMIADKPLVDVIE, encoded by the coding sequence ATGGATTCGGATCTCGTCGACGCCCTCGCGGCCGACGCCTCGCTCACCTGCGTCGTCGGCGCCGGAGGCAAGAAATCGACGCTGTACGAACTCGCCGGTCGCCTCGAGCGCACCGTCGTGACGGCGACCGTCCGCATTCCGATCTTCGACCGGCAGGTCGCCGCGGTGCGAGTCACCGAGGACCCGATCGAGCTGCTCGAGCGGACCGCCGCTGGCGAGCCCGACGGCGCTGCGAACGGCCTCGAGTGGCCCCTGGGCCTGGTCCCGGAACAGGAGCGAGACGATCGCTACCTGGGGTACGACACGGCCGTCGTCGACCGGATCGCGGCGGCAACGAGCGTCGATCACGTTCTCGTCAAGGCCGACGGGGCGCGAACGCGGCTGCTGAAGGCGCCGAACGAGCGCGAGCCGCAGCTTCCGGAGACGGTCGAAACGGTGCTCGCGATCGCCAGCGTCGACGCGGTCGGCCGACCCCTCGACGAGGGGGCCGTCCACCGGCCGGAGCGCGTCGCGGCCGTTACCGGACGCGATCTCGGCGACCCGATTCGGCCGGACGACGTCGCGACGATCCTCACCAGCCCCGACGGCGGGTTGAAGGACGTGCCGCCGGACGCGACGTACGTGCCGGTGCTCAACATGGTCGACGACGCCGATGACCGTGCGATCGGCCGCGAGGTCGCGACTCGGATCCTCGAGCGGAGCGCGGACGCCGATGCGGATGCCCACGGACGAATCTCGCGCGTCGTCCTGACGAGCATGATCGCTGACAAGCCGTTGGTCGACGTCATCGAGTGA
- a CDS encoding adenylyltransferase/cytidyltransferase family protein, whose translation MTRTVVAQGTFDILHPGHVHYLEEAAAMGDELLVIVARKSNVDHKEKPICPAAQRRDVVAALEVVDDAIVGHEEDIFAPIEEIDPDVIALGHDQHHDDDAIEAELERRGIDCTVERASARDPEREDEILSTRLIIDRILERRG comes from the coding sequence ATGACGCGGACGGTCGTCGCCCAGGGGACTTTCGACATCCTCCACCCCGGACACGTCCACTACCTCGAGGAAGCTGCGGCGATGGGCGACGAACTGCTCGTCATCGTCGCCCGGAAGTCGAACGTCGACCACAAGGAGAAGCCGATCTGTCCGGCGGCGCAGCGCCGGGACGTCGTCGCCGCCCTCGAGGTCGTCGACGACGCGATCGTCGGCCACGAGGAGGATATCTTCGCGCCCATCGAGGAAATCGACCCCGACGTGATCGCGCTGGGCCACGACCAGCACCACGACGACGACGCGATCGAGGCCGAACTCGAGCGCCGCGGAATCGACTGCACCGTCGAACGCGCGAGCGCCCGCGACCCCGAACGCGAAGACGAGATCCTCTCGACGCGGCTAATCATCGATCGGATCCTTGAGCGCCGCGGCTGA
- a CDS encoding DHH family phosphoesterase produces MTRESAGEPGADDGDSVVYDLAAECTAEDVERNRPYLAEINGIVDYGVFVDLSESVSGLVHESVLEGTFAVGDELVVELESVRDNGDMAFEPVDIAEYTLENIAHDYALTGTDRLKANIGDQIHLEGKVVQVKQTAGPTIFHVADEYGVVPCAAFEEAGVRAYPATEVGDVVRVTGTPERREGSIQIEVDGLSKLEDEDADEASDRLEDALEERAEPHDVEPLIDWPAFEKLRPNLREVAKLLRRTVLEGRPIRVRHHADGDGMCAAVPVQIALERFIADVHEDENAPRHLIKRLPAKAPFYEMEDATRDLNFALEDREKHGQQLPLLLMLDNGSTAEDVPAYETLAHYDIPIAVVDHHHPDPDAVEDLLDAHVNPYLHDEDYRITTGMCCVELARMIYPDLGDELQHVPAVAGLSDRSKADAMDDYLELASEEGYDEDRLQDLSEALDYAAFWLRYNSGDQLIQDLLQIDSADEDRHRELVSFFADRAREEVDEQLDAAMPHLEHEDLDNGAHLYRIDVENYAHRFTYPAPGKTTGEIHDRKIEETGDPVITVGYGPDFAVLRSDGVRLDIPNMVSELEEEVPGGGVSGGGHLVVGSIKFVKGKREDVIDALVEKMEDAEIDEALSSAAPIDD; encoded by the coding sequence ATGACACGTGAGTCCGCCGGGGAACCCGGCGCAGATGACGGGGATTCCGTCGTCTACGATCTCGCTGCCGAGTGTACGGCAGAGGATGTAGAGCGAAACCGACCGTATCTCGCCGAAATTAACGGTATCGTCGATTACGGCGTCTTCGTCGATCTCTCCGAGTCCGTCTCCGGGCTCGTCCACGAATCGGTCCTCGAGGGCACCTTCGCCGTTGGCGACGAGCTCGTCGTCGAACTCGAGAGCGTCCGCGACAATGGCGACATGGCCTTCGAGCCGGTCGACATCGCGGAGTACACCCTCGAGAACATTGCCCACGACTACGCCCTGACCGGCACCGACCGGCTCAAGGCGAACATCGGCGACCAGATCCACCTCGAGGGGAAGGTCGTCCAGGTCAAACAGACCGCCGGCCCGACGATCTTCCACGTCGCCGACGAGTACGGCGTCGTCCCCTGCGCCGCCTTCGAGGAGGCCGGCGTCCGCGCCTACCCCGCCACCGAGGTCGGCGACGTCGTCCGCGTAACCGGCACGCCCGAGCGTCGCGAGGGCTCGATCCAGATCGAGGTCGACGGCCTCTCGAAACTCGAGGACGAGGACGCCGACGAGGCCAGCGACCGCCTCGAGGACGCCCTCGAAGAGCGCGCCGAACCCCACGACGTCGAGCCGCTGATCGACTGGCCCGCCTTCGAGAAGCTGCGGCCGAACCTGCGGGAGGTCGCGAAGTTGCTTCGCCGGACCGTCCTCGAGGGACGGCCCATCCGCGTCCGCCACCACGCCGACGGCGACGGCATGTGCGCTGCCGTCCCCGTCCAGATCGCTCTCGAGCGATTCATCGCGGACGTCCACGAGGACGAGAACGCCCCGCGCCACCTCATCAAGCGCCTGCCCGCCAAGGCGCCGTTCTACGAGATGGAAGACGCAACGCGGGACTTGAACTTCGCCCTCGAGGACCGCGAGAAACACGGCCAGCAGCTCCCCCTGCTTCTTATGCTGGACAACGGCTCGACGGCCGAGGACGTTCCGGCCTACGAGACGCTGGCCCACTACGACATCCCGATCGCGGTCGTCGACCACCACCACCCCGATCCCGACGCCGTCGAGGACCTGCTCGACGCCCACGTGAACCCCTACCTCCACGACGAGGACTACCGGATCACGACGGGGATGTGCTGCGTCGAACTCGCGCGGATGATCTACCCCGACCTCGGCGACGAACTCCAACACGTCCCCGCCGTCGCGGGCCTCTCGGACCGCTCGAAGGCCGACGCGATGGACGACTATCTCGAGCTCGCTTCCGAGGAGGGCTACGACGAGGATCGACTTCAGGATCTCAGTGAAGCGCTGGATTACGCCGCCTTCTGGCTGCGCTACAACTCCGGCGACCAGCTGATCCAGGACCTGCTCCAGATCGATTCGGCCGACGAGGACCGCCACCGCGAACTCGTCTCCTTCTTCGCTGACCGGGCCCGCGAGGAGGTCGACGAGCAACTCGACGCAGCGATGCCCCATCTCGAGCACGAGGACCTGGACAACGGCGCCCACCTCTACCGGATCGACGTCGAGAACTACGCCCACCGCTTTACCTACCCCGCGCCGGGCAAGACCACGGGCGAAATCCACGACCGGAAGATCGAAGAGACCGGCGACCCCGTGATCACGGTCGGTTACGGGCCAGACTTCGCCGTCCTCCGGAGCGACGGTGTGCGGCTGGACATTCCGAACATGGTCTCGGAACTCGAGGAGGAGGTTCCCGGCGGCGGCGTCTCCGGCGGCGGCCACCTCGTCGTCGGCTCGATCAAGTTCGTGAAGGGCAAACGCGAGGACGTCATCGACGCCTTAGTCGAGAAGATGGAGGACGCGGAGATCGACGAAGCGCTCTCGAGCGCGGCGCCGATCGACGACTAA
- a CDS encoding Mov34/MPN/PAD-1 family protein — translation MGLFDALFRSSSILGIAEETLEFALESSEAAHPDEYMGFLRGTEAERLGIDRDGLVITDILVIPGTESNSVSATVKTSQIPNDVKALGSVHSHPNGVISPSSADLETFGRGSVHIIIGAPYRRSDWRAFDSGGEPTQLNVIDVELPETEDFFDFTQADIDDELR, via the coding sequence ATGGGGCTGTTCGACGCGCTGTTTCGCTCGAGTTCGATCCTCGGCATCGCCGAGGAAACCCTCGAGTTCGCCCTCGAGTCCTCCGAAGCCGCCCATCCCGACGAGTACATGGGATTTCTCCGGGGAACCGAGGCGGAGCGACTCGGAATCGACCGGGACGGACTCGTCATCACGGATATTCTCGTGATTCCCGGCACCGAGTCGAACAGCGTCAGCGCGACCGTCAAGACGAGCCAGATCCCGAACGACGTGAAGGCCCTCGGCAGCGTTCACTCGCACCCGAACGGCGTTATCAGCCCGAGCAGCGCGGATCTGGAGACGTTCGGTCGGGGCAGCGTCCACATCATCATCGGCGCGCCGTACCGACGCTCGGACTGGCGGGCCTTCGATTCGGGGGGCGAGCCGACCCAGCTGAACGTGATCGACGTGGAACTGCCCGAAACCGAGGACTTCTTCGATTTCACGCAGGCGGATATCGACGACGAACTTCGATAG
- a CDS encoding helix-turn-helix transcriptional regulator, whose protein sequence is MENDLKVWRAKADVTQAELADEVDVSRQTINAIERGRYDPSLELAFELARHFDCRIEDIFTYEPADDD, encoded by the coding sequence ATGGAAAATGATCTCAAGGTCTGGCGGGCGAAAGCCGACGTCACGCAGGCCGAACTCGCAGACGAGGTAGACGTCTCCCGGCAGACGATCAACGCCATCGAGCGCGGGCGGTACGATCCGAGCCTCGAGCTCGCTTTCGAACTGGCGCGGCACTTCGATTGTCGGATCGAGGATATCTTCACGTACGAGCCCGCAGACGACGATTGA